The DNA region CCAGAAGGCTGCTTTCCCCCGAGAATGCCCTTCGTGCCGCCCTTGAGGCCTGGCTAGGTCAACGCGCAGGAAGCAGTACCCCACAGAACCACCCCGCTTGTTGTGTTTTCTGACTCGGCTTGAGGTAAGTGTGTCTACGCGAAGACGATCTAACGCGAAATATTGCAGCGTCTCAGCAAGACTCCACCCAGTTGTGTTCAAACGAATGCCCAAGCGATTGCGCTCACGCTCCACGCGCCGAGAAGGGAAAGAAGCGATTCTTGATCCTCGACATTCGGGTGGAACCTAGAGTGGGCTGAATCGTTCGCCGGGCTTGGACGCTAGAGCAGGTGGCGGGGCTCATCGATCCAAGAATTTGAAACTAAGCCACTACCCGACGAGACGGGTGTTTGACAAACAGGACCAAAGTCGTCCAGTATCCGAGCGTGCTCAGAGGCGGCCAATTGCCTCTTCCTCGCAAAGGAGTTGGCGTCGTGGTTTCGACCAGACGGAGGTGCACCATGAAGACTCGGACTCTCTGTGGCTGGCTGTTCCCGATCGGCCTTTTCCTCGGCCTCGCCACAACCAGCGCGGCGGGCGATCCTCCCTGGGCCGCACCGGAGATCGAACGGGCGGTGGTCGTGCTCGACGGGCGCAATGGCGAGCGCCTCTCCTTCGACGACATGCTCGACCGGCTCGCCGAAGCAGACGTGGTCTTCCTGGGCGAGACTCACGTCGACGAAACCACCCACCGGGTTGAGCTCGCGGTCTACGAGGGTCTCCTCGACCGGCGAGACGACGGGGTTGTTCTCGCCCTCGAGATGTTCGAGCGCGACGTGCAGGACGTCCTCGATCGCTACCTCGGCGGCGAGATCGACGAGGAGGAGTTCCTCGACCAGTCCCGGCCCTGGGACCAGTACCGGACCGCCTACCGGCCGATGGTCGAGCGGGCGCGGCGCAACCGCCTGCCGGTGGTCGCATCGAACATGCCGCGACCGCTGATCCGGCGGGTCGCGATGGGAGGGATCGGCCTGCTCGAGGATCTCGAGCCAGCCGAGCGTGCCCAGGCCCCGGCCGAGCTGTTGCCGAACTCGCCGGCCTACTGGCGCCGGGTCGACAACGCCGTGCGGGGTCACCTTGCGGGCATGCGGTCGAGTGGCGACGACGACGAACGCCTTTCGTCGACCCAGAGCCTGTGGGACAACACGATGGGGGAGTCGTGCGCCCTCGCCCTCGACGCTCACCCGGGCTCGATGGTGCTCCATGTCAACGGCGCATTCCATAGCGCCTACCGGGACGGTACCGTGCGGCAGCTCGCGCTGCGGCGTCCTGATGCTCGGATCCTCACCGTCGACGTGACGCCGGCCCGCCATCCGGCGGTAGCCGAGCTCGCAGGAGTGCCGGTCGCCGACTTCGTGGTGGTCGCCGAGAAGCGCGCGACAGATCGCAATCAGGGCACCTGGTCCGTGGTGATGGACCGCGAACTCGACTACCGGTTCGTCCTGCCGCAGTCGGCGAGGGAAGAGGCCCCGGTGCCACTCGTCGTTTGGCTCGGCAACGACGGGCTGACGTCGCAGGACGGTCTCGATTTATGGCGAGATCGGATCGGCGACGAGGTAGCCTTCGCCGTGGTCGAGCCGCCGTACCGAGCTCGGCTCGACGACCTCTCCGAGGGAGGTCGCTGGTTCTGGCCCGATAGCTTCGCGGCCGACATTGGATCGCTCGTCGGGGCGACCGAGAGGATCTGGGGCTACCTCCTGCGGTACCACCCGATCGACCCGACGCGAGTCGTCGTCGCCGGAGAGGGGACGGGCGCGACGGTGGTCGCCGCGATCGCACTTCTCGGCGATCGAATGAGCCATCGCGCGGTCGCCTTCGAACCGAGCCGCTACTCCAAGCTCGGGGATTTTCCACTGCCTCTGCCGGAGTTGCGCGGTGAAACGGAGCGGACGGTCGCTCTAACCGTCGTCGGGTCGAGCGACGACGAGCCATGGTGGCGCAGCGAGCTCGCCGGCTATCGCGGGGTCGGTCTCGAGGCCGAGTTCTTTCCTCGCACCGACCAGGCCCGTGATGCCGAACAGGAGCGGGTCCTCCGCCGGGCTCTCGGTCTTCCGGCGTCTTCGGCAAGCGGTCCGCCCGTGGCGACGCTGCGGGTACCGGCCGACACGGCGCGGGCGTGGCACTGGGCTCGCCTCTACGGGCTCCGTCACCTCGCCCGACTCGGCGGGTCGCTCGCAGTCGTCGATCCATCGGCAGTGATCGAGGGCGAAGAGGTCGTGCCGGAGGTCCACCCTAGGACCCTCGGCGGTGCGCTACCGCGCTGTCCCGGCCCGTTCGGTGGCACGACCGTGCTGGTAGTGCCGGAGGGTGTCGCCGAGGCCGATCGCCAGGCATGGATCGATCTCGAAGAGAACGATCCGCTGAAAGCGAAGAGCCGCTTCCATCGGGTGCGGGTCGCCCTCGCGGGAGTTGCGGGCGAGCGCTCGCTCCAGGCCAAGCTCGAGACCCTCGAAAGTGAAGGGCGGAGGAACATTCTGGTCGTGCCGGCGCAGTTCGCTGCAGAACCGGAGACAATGCGCGCCCTCGAGCGCGAGACTCGGCCCTTCGCCGACCGGATGACACTCCACTGGCTGCCCGGTCTCGGCGGCAAGGAGCTACCGATCAGCCGCTGATCCCTCCCACCCGCAGGTCATCAAACCGGCTGGCGCTGGCGCACAAAGCCACCGGAATAGGTACGAGCCGCCTCGCGAGGCAGGGTACCGCGACATTCGGATGGAGCCTAGAGTTGAGGAGCACCCAGAGTTGGGGCAACCCTGACATTCGGGTGGAACCTAGGGGGGAGAGCAACCCTCGATATTCGGGTGGAACCTAGAATGATGGAGTGGAGTGGAGAGCGATCCCTCCAGCCGTTGGGCTGGGCGACCTACCACCTTTTTCTGAATTGCCTTCCTCAAGCGCGTCACCTTACTCTTGTCGCTTGGATCTCGGCGCCTAGATCTGGAAGGTCAAAGATCTCGAACAAAGCCTCTCCCTCTCTGCTTTCAATGATGATCACAACCTTCTCTAGCCCGTCTGGTAAGACCACGACTTCTCGGGTCTCACCAGGACTCCAACGGCCGATGAAAACTGGGTTCTTGGGATACCTACTTCTCCCCTTGCTGTCAAAGCTAATCACCTTTAGGTTGACATCATGCAGCGCTTTGCCGGAGCCATTGATCAAATCGATATCTTCATGATGCACTGCTCTTCGGTTCGTAAGATCCGCGATCATCGTCTCGATAAAAGGGTCGGGCGGCTCCTTTGATCTGGTTACAGTAATAGAGAAATCTTTGGCCAAGAAATGGGTGTCGCTACAAGCCGCCGAAAGAAGCGCCATGACCACTAGCCCCAAAAGTGCGCTTGTATCCCATGGAAAGCCAGATCGACGATTACGATCTGTACTTACGATGCTCCAAAAGTCATCCACTGCTATCGACGCCTTCTGCATTGCCGCCTCACCACGGACAAGTCGCCCAACCTAGAATGGAATTCCTGAAATCGCCGGCTGCTTTCCAACCAGGAGAGCCTACTTCAGACGATTCGTTCAGTCTCCAAAATCTACACTCCGTAAATCTCCCAGGTCAAAGCCCAAAGCGCTTTGTCCAATCGGCAGGAGCAATGGTTCTACCGCAGCAGCCGCCGAGCCAGCGACAACTTATGCACCTCATCCGGACCGTCATAGATCCGCGCCGCCCGCTCGTGGCGGTAGAACCAGGCCAGCGGCGTGTCGTCGACCATCCCGAGGCCGCCGTGGAGTTGGAGGGCGCGGTCGAGGACGCTTTGGAGGGTGCCAGCCACCTGGAATTTGATCATGGAGATGTCTTCGCGGGCGGTGCGCCAGCCCTGTTGCTCGATCTGCCAGGCGGTGTGCAGGGTGGTCCAGCGGGCGGCTTGGATTTCCGCGTAGCTTTCGGCGACCATGGCCTGGACGAGCTCGCGGTCGGCCAGGGTTTCGCCGGGGGCGATTCGGCGGCGGGTGGCGTGGCGGCACATAAGGTCGAAGGCGCGCTGGCAAATGCCCAGCCAGCGCATGCAGTGGTGGATGCGGCCCGGTCCCAGGCGCTCCTGGGCGATGACGAAGCCGGCGCCGCGTTCGCCGAGTAGATATTCGGCTGGTACCCGGCAGTCTCGGTAGCGGATTTCGGCGTGGCTGAAGTAGCCGTCGCCGGTCTCCCCCATCACCGGCAGGTTGCGGACCAGGCGGAAGCCCGGGGTGTCGGTGGGCACGAGAATCATCGAGGCCCGCTGGTGCGGCGGGGCGTCCGGTTCGGTGACGGCCATCACCACGGCGAGTGTCGCTCCGTCGGCGGCGGTGGTGTACCACTTGTGGCCGTCGATCACCCACTCGTCGCCTTCGAGCACCGCGCGGGTGGTGAGCATCACCGGGTTGGAGCCGGGCATTTCTGGCTCGGTCATCGAGAAACAGCTCCGGATCCGCCCGGCGACGATCGGCTCCAACCAGCGTTCTTTTTGCTCTGCGCTACCGTGCTGGTGGAGGATCTCGGCGTTGCCGGCGTCCGGCGCCTGGCAGCCGAAGACGAAGTGGCCGAGAGGTGACTGCCCGAGG from Acidobacteriota bacterium includes:
- a CDS encoding acyl-CoA dehydrogenase family protein, with protein sequence MDFTIAPATRDRLERLKCFVEERLFPLEPEFLAGTFADLLPVLEDLRGEVRSMDEWAPGHPKDAGGLGLGLVELGLISEVLGQSPLGHFVFGCQAPDAGNAEILHQHGSAEQKERWLEPIVAGRIRSCFSMTEPEMPGSNPVMLTTRAVLEGDEWVIDGHKWYTTAADGATLAVVMAVTEPDAPPHQRASMILVPTDTPGFRLVRNLPVMGETGDGYFSHAEIRYRDCRVPAEYLLGERGAGFVIAQERLGPGRIHHCMRWLGICQRAFDLMCRHATRRRIAPGETLADRELVQAMVAESYAEIQAARWTTLHTAWQIEQQGWRTAREDISMIKFQVAGTLQSVLDRALQLHGGLGMVDDTPLAWFYRHERAARIYDGPDEVHKLSLARRLLR
- a CDS encoding ChaN family lipoprotein codes for the protein MKTRTLCGWLFPIGLFLGLATTSAAGDPPWAAPEIERAVVVLDGRNGERLSFDDMLDRLAEADVVFLGETHVDETTHRVELAVYEGLLDRRDDGVVLALEMFERDVQDVLDRYLGGEIDEEEFLDQSRPWDQYRTAYRPMVERARRNRLPVVASNMPRPLIRRVAMGGIGLLEDLEPAERAQAPAELLPNSPAYWRRVDNAVRGHLAGMRSSGDDDERLSSTQSLWDNTMGESCALALDAHPGSMVLHVNGAFHSAYRDGTVRQLALRRPDARILTVDVTPARHPAVAELAGVPVADFVVVAEKRATDRNQGTWSVVMDRELDYRFVLPQSAREEAPVPLVVWLGNDGLTSQDGLDLWRDRIGDEVAFAVVEPPYRARLDDLSEGGRWFWPDSFAADIGSLVGATERIWGYLLRYHPIDPTRVVVAGEGTGATVVAAIALLGDRMSHRAVAFEPSRYSKLGDFPLPLPELRGETERTVALTVVGSSDDEPWWRSELAGYRGVGLEAEFFPRTDQARDAEQERVLRRALGLPASSASGPPVATLRVPADTARAWHWARLYGLRHLARLGGSLAVVDPSAVIEGEEVVPEVHPRTLGGALPRCPGPFGGTTVLVVPEGVAEADRQAWIDLEENDPLKAKSRFHRVRVALAGVAGERSLQAKLETLESEGRRNILVVPAQFAAEPETMRALERETRPFADRMTLHWLPGLGGKELPISR